One Mycolicibacterium fallax genomic window, CTCGACGGCCCGCTCGACGTCCTCGCGGAGTTCGTCGGGCGGTTCGGGTTGAAGAATCTCGACGGTGCCGCGTTTGGGCACCCGGAACACCTCCGGCGCCTCGAGCTCGCACATGGCGTGGCCCTGGCACAGGTCTTCGTCGACCTCGATGCGGTAGCAACCCA contains:
- a CDS encoding ferredoxin, translated to MGCYRIEVDEDLCQGHAMCELEAPEVFRVPKRGTVEILQPEPPDELREDVERAVEMCPTRALTVTEKED